A window of Syngnathoides biaculeatus isolate LvHL_M chromosome 9, ASM1980259v1, whole genome shotgun sequence contains these coding sequences:
- the LOC133505918 gene encoding uncharacterized protein LOC133505918 — protein sequence MTKSFQEAEMNDLAKTGPSRKDPVSPGPTQGRPTTGGPSLSDPAPERLCPVGPGPPIHLREPAWPSTRVLCVAARGDVQAGRPRVPPAARQQSRRPRSPTPHRLRPAEPQLVAKLPVQSEEGPPNHKVFCREMRAELERQSVELAALTAQIR from the exons aacgatctggccaaaacaggacccagcaggaaagacccggtgtcgccaggaccgacgcaaggtagaccgactaccggaggaccaagcctgtccgatccag CTCCCGAGCGTCTTTGCCCGGTAGGTCCGGGTCCACCAATCcatttgagggaacccgcttggccatccaCCCGTGTCctctgcgtggcggccagaggagacgtccaGGCTGGGCGCCCCcgtgtgcctcccgctgcgcggcaacaaagtCGCCGTCCTCGttcacccactcctcaccggcttAGACCGGCAGaaccgcagctggtggcgaagcttccagtcCAGAGTGAGGAGGGGCCGCCAAATCACAaagtgttctgccgcgaaatgcgggcggagttGGAGCGACAGAGCGTCGaactggcggctctcacggcccagatCCGGTAA